CTCACCGCGCTGGTCGGAAACCTGCTCGATTCCTCACGGCTGGCCGCCGGCGTGCTGCGCCCGGACCTGCAGCGGGTGTATCTGGAGGAAGTGGTGCAGCGCGCGTTGGTGAGTATCGGCATGGGTGCCACCGGCTTCTACCGGTCGGCCATCGACCGCGTCAAGGTCGACGTCGGAGGCGCCGTGGTGATGGCCGACGCGGGCCTGCTGGAACGGGTCTTGGCCAACCTGATCGACAACGCGCTGCGCTATGCACCGGACTGTGTCGTGCGGGTCAACGCCGGCCGGGTGGGCGATCGTGTGCTGATCAACGTCATCGACGAGGGTCCCGGGGTCCCGCCCGGAACCCAGAGCCAGATCTTCGAACCCTTTCAGCGCCTTGGCGATAACGACAACACCACCGGAGTCGGACTGGGAATGTCTGTGGCGCGCGGTTTCGTCGAAGCCATGGGAGGCACCGTCGTGGCCGGAGATACACCGGGCGGCGGTCTGACCGTCGTCGTCGACCTGGCCGCCCCGCCCGCTTGCGGGGGAGAGCGGCGCGAATGACCCGTGTGTTGGTGGTCGACGACGAGCCGCACATCCTGCGGGCGCTGCGCATCAATCTGACCGTGCGCGGCTATGAGGTGATCACCGCCTCGACCGGCGCCGGTGCGCTGCGCGCCGCCGCCGAACACCCGCCCGACGTGGTGATCCTCGACCTCGGCCTGCCCGACATCTCGGGGATCGACGTGCTGGCCGGTCTCCGCGGTTGGCTGTCAGCGCCGGTGATCGTGTTGTCGGCGCGCACCGATTCCTCCGACAAGGTCGAGGCCCTGGATGCGGGCGCCGACGACTACGTCACGAAACCCTTCGGGATGGACGAGTTTCTGGCCAGGCTGCGCGCGGCGGTGCGCCGCAACGCCGCGGCGTCGGAGGTGGATCAGCCGGTTGTCGAAACCGACGCGTTCACCGTCGATTTGGCCGCGAAGAAGGTCACCAAGAACGGCGTCGAAGTGCATCTGACCCCGACCGAATGGGGCATGCTCGAGGTCCTGGTCCGTAACCGGGGCAAGCTGGTCGGCCGCGAAGAGCTGCTCAAGGAGGTCTGGGGACCCGCGTACGCCACCGAAACCCATTACCTGCGGGTGTACCTGGCGCAGCTGCGGCGCAAACTGGAAGACGACCCGTCACACCCCGAGCACCTGCTGACCGAGTCCGGAATGGGTTATCGCTTCGAGGCCTGATCCCAGCTGCCACAGGAGTCACTGGTTGCGGGGGATGCTCTTTTTGCCCACCTCACTCGGAAATTCATGGTGATCACGAATGCGACTGGTCAACGATGTCTTCTTCCGTAGCCTTGGATGCCTGGCTCTGGGCACACCTTGGCTCTGTTTTCGGCACGCCGATACCGCACCTTCGCTCAAACCGCTTGTGATGGCAGGCAATCGGGGGATGTCGCACGTGCTCACCGTATCGGCAGTCATGGGCGTCGTATCGAGTGTGCGGTGACGCCTTTGACTGTGCATCGAGGGCGGGAACGTCCACGATCGACCGCCCGGACGGCACAGTCGGCGCCGCCACCGCACACTCGGTGCCATCGGCGCACACTCGGTGCCTTCAGCCACCGACCCAACCGCACCAGCACGCGATTTCCCTCTCCCACACCGGGGCACAGCCCCACAACCGCTCACGGCGACTTCGCCGGTGCCCGGGCCGAGGCCCGCAACGCCAGCACGCGTCGATGAATCCGGTGTTCGGTGGCTCGCGGGATGTACGACGGGCCGCACCGACCCCGGCCGAGCGGGCGAACCCGGCCGCGTGCAATCTCCCAGCGCAACGCGTCCGAGACGGCCTTGGATGCCCTGCCACACAAGGAAAATCCGTGCCAGGCAAGCGCATCGAGCATTTCAGCGATCCTCGCCGGTCCGTGTTGGGACAACTGCATGGTCAGCACGTAGCGGAGCTCGATTCCGCGAAGCATGGTGTGCATTGCCGAAGCGTCGCATGCCGGTATGACATCGGCCGGAGTTGTCGCTATTAGGTGGGCAAAAAGAGCACCCCCCTGTTGCCTAGCGGCTCCTGCGACAGATGTGACTCATCCGGACAATGACAGCACGATACCGTCCAGGATGTCGTGCTCACTGACGGTCAGCTCGTCAATGCCGGCCCGGTCGCGCAGCTCGCGGGCCAACTCCTCGACCACAATCGCCCCGCCGGCGATCACGTCCACCCGGCCCTCGTGCATCGGCGGCAGCGCGGCGCGCTCCTTGCGAGTCATTTTCACCAGCCGATCGCACACGATCAGTAACTCATCACCGGGCACCCGCGAAAGGTGAATGGCCGCAGCATCATACGCTGTCAAGCGGTGAGCCAACGCGGACAGCGTG
The nucleotide sequence above comes from Mycobacterium pseudokansasii. Encoded proteins:
- a CDS encoding response regulator, whose protein sequence is MTRVLVVDDEPHILRALRINLTVRGYEVITASTGAGALRAAAEHPPDVVILDLGLPDISGIDVLAGLRGWLSAPVIVLSARTDSSDKVEALDAGADDYVTKPFGMDEFLARLRAAVRRNAAASEVDQPVVETDAFTVDLAAKKVTKNGVEVHLTPTEWGMLEVLVRNRGKLVGREELLKEVWGPAYATETHYLRVYLAQLRRKLEDDPSHPEHLLTESGMGYRFEA